A stretch of Channa argus isolate prfri chromosome 16, Channa argus male v1.0, whole genome shotgun sequence DNA encodes these proteins:
- the myt1lb gene encoding myelin transcription factor 1-like protein isoform X1, with amino-acid sequence MEVDADDKRHRTRSKVPVDPALTELFSVYGCPLAKKRKSLDRQTLETPPKRSTYLDDMDNSTMEECYETDGTEEIDDREEEEEEGPVEEEEDEEEGEVEEEEEVEGYMDYNVEQMEHEDGEVERGDGEGEEEEDEEVEVEQEEEEEGDEERVEEAEEDEETVEEVDYEEGEEEDGEQGQRPEDDQMSSGEGGEGDGGGGGGNAKCGLMTEKDDNNNDEYENYDELVAKSLLNLGKIAEDAANRAMTESEMNSNSSNSAEEEEEDEEEEEEEEEEDEEDEEEEEEEEEEEDEEEGEGDETQRGDLSLDVDSDVVRETVDSLKLLAQGHGAVLSDNLDGQEFEDRMAENGNETDCTLTGGNAHNGGNGQVKINSNGQIENSDEEVCLSSLECLRNQCFDLARELSETKSADRNGPSQQNHFSCGDPNQQPQHHGYGDFHHSQDDRRGLHRNYSDMDNLMKLEEQLSPRSKGFSSCAQDRYHNKHPDFDEDTASVSSDRSEEVFDMTKGNLSLLEKAIALESERAKAMRDKMAAEAARRDGVRYNHEDHGPRHGYGVERKARLPDGMKKPFYHKDASRADKKESRCPTPGCDGTGHVTGLYPHHRSLSGCPHKDRVPPEIVAMYENVLKCPTPGCTGRGHVNSNRNSHRSLSGCPIAAAEKLAKAQEKHQSCDGPKSNQGSDRVLRPMCFVKQLDYPQYGYKNNVSTSTPRSNLAKELEKYSKTSFDYSAFDSSNNQQVYGKRAIVPKVHGHRDNSPKEYDAKRYCKNSSSASSTTSTYAPSSSSSSLSCGGGGGGTGAGGRGGGGSSASSTCSKSSFDYSHDMEAAHMAATAILNLSTRCREMPHGMGEKPQDLCSQSPSLDVDENGTLDLSMSKRLCSGGGGDSVLTPLEPMSPQRQAALLGSRCYGMGDATDCWDLPVDYTKIKHIDEDEKEPDDLDPFHDLLEDRSYTTDVNMSSPKPKYVQCKESKKDLITCPTPGCDGSGHLTSNFASHRSLSGCPLADKSIRSMLANNAQELKCPTPGCDGSGHITGNYASHRSLSGCPRARKSGIKIIHSKENKEDQEPIRCPVPGCDGQGHVTGKYASHRSASGCPIAAKRQKDGYLNGIQFTWKSGKTEGMSCPTPGCDGSGHVSGSFLTHRSLSGCPRATSAMRKARLSGVEMLTIKQQRTSNGLENEEEIKQLDEEIKDLSESNSQVEADMIKLRTQITTMESNLKSIEEENKVIEQQNESLLHELANLSQSLINSLANVQLPHMKPLTHKEPPLRNNSCLQMHQQEPISEQNFDAYVTTLTDMYANQDQYQSPENKALLENIKQAVQGIQV; translated from the exons TGTATATGGCTGCCCTCTGGCCAAGAAGAGAAAGAGTCTAGACAGACAAACCCTGGAAACACCGCCCAAGAGGAGCACCTACCTTGACGACATGGACAACTCCACAATGGAAGAGTGCTATGAGACAGATGGAACAGAGGAGATTGAtgacagggaggaagaggaggaggaaggacctgtagaggaggaggaagatgaggaagagggtGAGgttgaagaagaggaagaggtggaAGGCTACATGGACTACAATGTAGAGCAAATGGAGCATGAAGACGGGGAGGTGGAGCGAGGGGATGGAGaaggggaagaggaggaagatgaagaggtaGAGGTGGagcaagaagaggaggaggagggtgatgaGGAGAGAGTGGAGGAAGCGGAGGAAGACGAAGAAACAGTAGAGGAGGTGGACTAcgaagagggagaagaggaggacgGAGAGCAGGGTCAAAGGCCAG aGGACGATCAGATGAGCAGTGGCGAAGGGGGAGAGGGTGATGGTGGAGGTGGCGGTGGCAATGCCAAATGTGGTCTGATGACTGAGAAGGACGACAACAACAACGACGAGTATGAAAACTATGATGAACTCGTAGCCAAGTCCCTTCTCAACCTGGGTAAGATCGCAGAAGATGCTGCCAACAGAGCAATGACGGAATCGGAGATGAACAGCAACTCCTCTAACAGtgctgaggaagaagaggaggatgaagaagaagaggaagaagaggaggaggaggatgaagaggatgaggaagaggaggaggaggaggaggaagaggaggatgaagaagagggGGAAGGTGATGAAACTCAGAGGGGTGATTTAAGTTTAGACGTTGACAGTGATGTGGTTCGGGAGACAGTGGACTCCCTCAAACTGCTGGCACAAGGTCACGGTGCTGTGTTGTCTGACAATTTAGATGGACAGGAGTTTGAGGACAGAATGGCCGAGAACGGGAATGAAACTGACTGTACCCTCACTGGGGGAAATGCACACAATGGTGGTAATGGACAAGTTAAGATCAACAGTAATGGACAAATAGAAAACAGTGATGAGGAAGTGTGTTTAAGCAGTCTGGAGTGCCTACGAAACCAATGCTTCGACCTGGCTCGAGAACTAAGTGAAACAAAGTCTGCTGACAGAAATGGACCATCCCAACAAAACCATTTCTCATGCGGGGACCCCAATCAACAGCCCCAGCATCATGGCTATGGGGATTTCCACCATAGCCAAGATGACAGGCGGGGACTTCATAGGAACTATTCCGACATGGACAATCTCATGAAGCTTGAGGAGCAGCTGAGCCCACGCTCCAAAGGTTTCTCCAGTTGTGCACAGGACAGATATCACAACAAACACCCAGATTTTGACGAGGACACTGCCTCAGTGTCATCAGACCGTTCTGAAGAAGTATTTGACATGACAAAGGGAAACCTGTCCCTGTTGGAGAAGGCCATTGCACTAGAGTCAGAACGTGCCAAGGCAATGCGAGATAAAATGGCAGCTGAGGCTGCCAGGAGAGATGGGGTGAGGTATAACCATGAAGATCACGGCCCGCGGCACGGCTATGGTGTGGAGCGTAAAGCCCGGCTTCCTGATGGTATGAAGAAGCCTTTCTACCATAAAG ATGCTTCGCGCGCAGACAAGAAGGAAAGCCGGTGTCCAACACCGGGGTGTGATGGCACGGGTCACGTGACAGGCTTGTACCCACACCATCGGAGCCTCTCCGGTTGCccacacaaagacagagtgCCGCCAGAAA TTGTGGCTATGTATGAGAATGTTCTTAAGTGTCCTACGCCTGGCTGCACGGGACGCGGTCATGTCAATAGCAACAGAAACTCTCACAGAAG TCTGTCAGGGTGTCCCATCGCTGCAGCCGAGAAGCTGGCTAAAGCGCAGGAGAAGCACCAGAGCTGTGATGGACCAAAGTCTAATCAGGGGTCCGACCGAGTCTTAAG GCCTATGTGCTTTGTCAAACAACTGGACTATCCACAGTATGGTTACAAGAACAATGTTTCCACCAGCACGCCCCGCTCCAACCTGGCCAAGGAGCTGGAGAAGTACTCCAAGACAAGCTTCGACTACAGCGCCTTTGACAGCAGCAACAACCAGCAAGTATATGGGAAACGGGCCATCGTACCCAAAGTTCATGGACATAGGGACAACTCACCCAAAGAATATGACG CCAAACGTTACTGCAAGAACTCCAGCTCGGCCAGCAGCACCACCAGCACCTACGCGcccagcagtagcagcagcagcctaaGTtgtgggggaggaggagggggcacGGGAGCTGGCGGCAGaggtggtggtggcagcagcgCCAGCAGCACCTGCAGCAAGAGCAGCTTTGACTACAGTCACGACATGGAGGCCGCCCACATGGCAGCTACGGCCATCCTCAACCTGTCCACGCGGTGCCGGGAGATGCCCCACGGCATGGGGGAGAAACCCCAGGACCTGTGTTCGCAG AGTCCCAGTCTAGATGTTGATGAAAATGGTACGTTGGACCTGAGTATGAGCAAGCGTCTGTGCAGCGGCGGTGGAGGGGACTCGGTGCTCACCCCTCTAGAGCCCATGTCCCCCCAGAGGCAAGCCGCCCTGCTGGGCTCCCGCTGCTACGGCATGGGGGATGCCACCGACTGTTGGGACCTACCGGTAGACTACACCAAGATCAAACACATAGACGAGGACGAGAAAGAG CCAGATGACCTAGATCCTTTCCATGACCTGCTGGAGGACCGATCCTACACCACAGATGTTAACATGTCCAGCCCCAAGCCCAAGTACGTCCAGTGCAAGGAGAGTAAGAAGGACCTTATAAC ATGTCCCACACCGGGGTGTGATGGAAGTGGTCACTTGACGAGCAATTTCGCCTCACATCGAAG TCTCTCAGGTTGTCCTTTAGCTGATAAAAGCATTCGAAGCATGCTGGCCAACAACGCACAAGAGCTCAA GTGCCCGACACCAGGGTGCGATGGTTCGGGACATATCACTGGCAACTACGCCTCACACagaag TCTCTCAGGGTGTCCGCGGGCCAGGAAAAGTGGGATAAAGATCATTCACAGTAAAGAGAACAAGGAGGACCAGGAGCCTATCAG GTGTCCAGTCCCAGGTTGCGATGGTCAGGGTCATGTGACAGGAAAGTACGCTTCTCACAGAAGTGCTTCAGGATGCCCCATAGCAGCCAAGAGACAAAAGGACGGCTATCTAAATGGCATTCAGTTCACATGGAAGTCTGGCAAGACAGAGGGCATGTCCTGTCCGACGCCAGGCTGTGACGGCTCGGGTCATGTCAGCGGCAGCTTCCTGACACATCGGAG CCTGTCAGGTTGTCCACGTGCCACCTCCGCCATGAGGAAAGCCCGGCTCTCCGGCGTGGAAATGCTAACAATTAAGCAGCAGCGTACCAGCAATG GCCTAGAGAATGAAGAAGAGATCAAACAGCTGGATGAGGAAATCAAAGATTTAAGTGAATCTAATTCACAAGTGGAAGCAGACATGATCAAACTTAGAACACAG ATTACAACAATGGAGTCCAACCTGAAGTCCATAGAGGAGGAAAACAAGGTGATTGAACAGCAAAATGAATCTCTCCTGCATGAGCTGGCCAACCTCAGCCAGTCACTGATTAACAGTTTAGCTAATGTCCAGCTCCCTCATATG AAACCGCTGACACACAAAGAACCTCCTCTAAGGAATAACAGCTGCTTACAAATGCACCAGCAA GAGCCAATAAGCGAGCAGAACTTTGACGCCTATGTGACCACTCTAACGGACATGTACGCAAACCAAGACCAGTACCAGAGTCCAGAAAACAAAGCCCTGTTGGAAAACATCAAGCAAGCTGTTCAAGGGATCCAAGTGTAA
- the myt1lb gene encoding myelin transcription factor 1-like protein isoform X4, translating into MLVCSVYGCPLAKKRKSLDRQTLETPPKRSTYLDDMDNSTMEECYETDGTEEIDDREEEEEEGPVEEEEDEEEGEVEEEEEVEGYMDYNVEQMEHEDGEVERGDGEGEEEEDEEVEVEQEEEEEGDEERVEEAEEDEETVEEVDYEEGEEEDGEQGQRPEDDQMSSGEGGEGDGGGGGGNAKCGLMTEKDDNNNDEYENYDELVAKSLLNLGKIAEDAANRAMTESEMNSNSSNSAEEEEEDEEEEEEEEEEDEEDEEEEEEEEEEEDEEEGEGDETQRGDLSLDVDSDVVRETVDSLKLLAQGHGAVLSDNLDGQEFEDRMAENGNETDCTLTGGNAHNGGNGQVKINSNGQIENSDEEVCLSSLECLRNQCFDLARELSETKSADRNGPSQQNHFSCGDPNQQPQHHGYGDFHHSQDDRRGLHRNYSDMDNLMKLEEQLSPRSKGFSSCAQDRYHNKHPDFDEDTASVSSDRSEEVFDMTKGNLSLLEKAIALESERAKAMRDKMAAEAARRDGVRYNHEDHGPRHGYGVERKARLPDGMKKPFYHKDASRADKKESRCPTPGCDGTGHVTGLYPHHRSLSGCPHKDRVPPEIVAMYENVLKCPTPGCTGRGHVNSNRNSHRSLSGCPIAAAEKLAKAQEKHQSCDGPKSNQGSDRVLRPMCFVKQLDYPQYGYKNNVSTSTPRSNLAKELEKYSKTSFDYSAFDSSNNQQVYGKRAIVPKVHGHRDNSPKEYDAKRYCKNSSSASSTTSTYAPSSSSSSLSCGGGGGGTGAGGRGGGGSSASSTCSKSSFDYSHDMEAAHMAATAILNLSTRCREMPHGMGEKPQDLCSQSPSLDVDENGTLDLSMSKRLCSGGGGDSVLTPLEPMSPQRQAALLGSRCYGMGDATDCWDLPVDYTKIKHIDEDEKEPDDLDPFHDLLEDRSYTTDVNMSSPKPKYVQCKESKKDLITCPTPGCDGSGHLTSNFASHRSLSGCPLADKSIRSMLANNAQELKCPTPGCDGSGHITGNYASHRSLSGCPRARKSGIKIIHSKENKEDQEPIRCPVPGCDGQGHVTGKYASHRSASGCPIAAKRQKDGYLNGIQFTWKSGKTEGMSCPTPGCDGSGHVSGSFLTHRSLSGCPRATSAMRKARLSGVEMLTIKQQRTSNGLENEEEIKQLDEEIKDLSESNSQVEADMIKLRTQITTMESNLKSIEEENKVIEQQNESLLHELANLSQSLINSLANVQLPHMKPLTHKEPPLRNNSCLQMHQQEPISEQNFDAYVTTLTDMYANQDQYQSPENKALLENIKQAVQGIQV; encoded by the exons TGTATATGGCTGCCCTCTGGCCAAGAAGAGAAAGAGTCTAGACAGACAAACCCTGGAAACACCGCCCAAGAGGAGCACCTACCTTGACGACATGGACAACTCCACAATGGAAGAGTGCTATGAGACAGATGGAACAGAGGAGATTGAtgacagggaggaagaggaggaggaaggacctgtagaggaggaggaagatgaggaagagggtGAGgttgaagaagaggaagaggtggaAGGCTACATGGACTACAATGTAGAGCAAATGGAGCATGAAGACGGGGAGGTGGAGCGAGGGGATGGAGaaggggaagaggaggaagatgaagaggtaGAGGTGGagcaagaagaggaggaggagggtgatgaGGAGAGAGTGGAGGAAGCGGAGGAAGACGAAGAAACAGTAGAGGAGGTGGACTAcgaagagggagaagaggaggacgGAGAGCAGGGTCAAAGGCCAG aGGACGATCAGATGAGCAGTGGCGAAGGGGGAGAGGGTGATGGTGGAGGTGGCGGTGGCAATGCCAAATGTGGTCTGATGACTGAGAAGGACGACAACAACAACGACGAGTATGAAAACTATGATGAACTCGTAGCCAAGTCCCTTCTCAACCTGGGTAAGATCGCAGAAGATGCTGCCAACAGAGCAATGACGGAATCGGAGATGAACAGCAACTCCTCTAACAGtgctgaggaagaagaggaggatgaagaagaagaggaagaagaggaggaggaggatgaagaggatgaggaagaggaggaggaggaggaggaagaggaggatgaagaagagggGGAAGGTGATGAAACTCAGAGGGGTGATTTAAGTTTAGACGTTGACAGTGATGTGGTTCGGGAGACAGTGGACTCCCTCAAACTGCTGGCACAAGGTCACGGTGCTGTGTTGTCTGACAATTTAGATGGACAGGAGTTTGAGGACAGAATGGCCGAGAACGGGAATGAAACTGACTGTACCCTCACTGGGGGAAATGCACACAATGGTGGTAATGGACAAGTTAAGATCAACAGTAATGGACAAATAGAAAACAGTGATGAGGAAGTGTGTTTAAGCAGTCTGGAGTGCCTACGAAACCAATGCTTCGACCTGGCTCGAGAACTAAGTGAAACAAAGTCTGCTGACAGAAATGGACCATCCCAACAAAACCATTTCTCATGCGGGGACCCCAATCAACAGCCCCAGCATCATGGCTATGGGGATTTCCACCATAGCCAAGATGACAGGCGGGGACTTCATAGGAACTATTCCGACATGGACAATCTCATGAAGCTTGAGGAGCAGCTGAGCCCACGCTCCAAAGGTTTCTCCAGTTGTGCACAGGACAGATATCACAACAAACACCCAGATTTTGACGAGGACACTGCCTCAGTGTCATCAGACCGTTCTGAAGAAGTATTTGACATGACAAAGGGAAACCTGTCCCTGTTGGAGAAGGCCATTGCACTAGAGTCAGAACGTGCCAAGGCAATGCGAGATAAAATGGCAGCTGAGGCTGCCAGGAGAGATGGGGTGAGGTATAACCATGAAGATCACGGCCCGCGGCACGGCTATGGTGTGGAGCGTAAAGCCCGGCTTCCTGATGGTATGAAGAAGCCTTTCTACCATAAAG ATGCTTCGCGCGCAGACAAGAAGGAAAGCCGGTGTCCAACACCGGGGTGTGATGGCACGGGTCACGTGACAGGCTTGTACCCACACCATCGGAGCCTCTCCGGTTGCccacacaaagacagagtgCCGCCAGAAA TTGTGGCTATGTATGAGAATGTTCTTAAGTGTCCTACGCCTGGCTGCACGGGACGCGGTCATGTCAATAGCAACAGAAACTCTCACAGAAG TCTGTCAGGGTGTCCCATCGCTGCAGCCGAGAAGCTGGCTAAAGCGCAGGAGAAGCACCAGAGCTGTGATGGACCAAAGTCTAATCAGGGGTCCGACCGAGTCTTAAG GCCTATGTGCTTTGTCAAACAACTGGACTATCCACAGTATGGTTACAAGAACAATGTTTCCACCAGCACGCCCCGCTCCAACCTGGCCAAGGAGCTGGAGAAGTACTCCAAGACAAGCTTCGACTACAGCGCCTTTGACAGCAGCAACAACCAGCAAGTATATGGGAAACGGGCCATCGTACCCAAAGTTCATGGACATAGGGACAACTCACCCAAAGAATATGACG CCAAACGTTACTGCAAGAACTCCAGCTCGGCCAGCAGCACCACCAGCACCTACGCGcccagcagtagcagcagcagcctaaGTtgtgggggaggaggagggggcacGGGAGCTGGCGGCAGaggtggtggtggcagcagcgCCAGCAGCACCTGCAGCAAGAGCAGCTTTGACTACAGTCACGACATGGAGGCCGCCCACATGGCAGCTACGGCCATCCTCAACCTGTCCACGCGGTGCCGGGAGATGCCCCACGGCATGGGGGAGAAACCCCAGGACCTGTGTTCGCAG AGTCCCAGTCTAGATGTTGATGAAAATGGTACGTTGGACCTGAGTATGAGCAAGCGTCTGTGCAGCGGCGGTGGAGGGGACTCGGTGCTCACCCCTCTAGAGCCCATGTCCCCCCAGAGGCAAGCCGCCCTGCTGGGCTCCCGCTGCTACGGCATGGGGGATGCCACCGACTGTTGGGACCTACCGGTAGACTACACCAAGATCAAACACATAGACGAGGACGAGAAAGAG CCAGATGACCTAGATCCTTTCCATGACCTGCTGGAGGACCGATCCTACACCACAGATGTTAACATGTCCAGCCCCAAGCCCAAGTACGTCCAGTGCAAGGAGAGTAAGAAGGACCTTATAAC ATGTCCCACACCGGGGTGTGATGGAAGTGGTCACTTGACGAGCAATTTCGCCTCACATCGAAG TCTCTCAGGTTGTCCTTTAGCTGATAAAAGCATTCGAAGCATGCTGGCCAACAACGCACAAGAGCTCAA GTGCCCGACACCAGGGTGCGATGGTTCGGGACATATCACTGGCAACTACGCCTCACACagaag TCTCTCAGGGTGTCCGCGGGCCAGGAAAAGTGGGATAAAGATCATTCACAGTAAAGAGAACAAGGAGGACCAGGAGCCTATCAG GTGTCCAGTCCCAGGTTGCGATGGTCAGGGTCATGTGACAGGAAAGTACGCTTCTCACAGAAGTGCTTCAGGATGCCCCATAGCAGCCAAGAGACAAAAGGACGGCTATCTAAATGGCATTCAGTTCACATGGAAGTCTGGCAAGACAGAGGGCATGTCCTGTCCGACGCCAGGCTGTGACGGCTCGGGTCATGTCAGCGGCAGCTTCCTGACACATCGGAG CCTGTCAGGTTGTCCACGTGCCACCTCCGCCATGAGGAAAGCCCGGCTCTCCGGCGTGGAAATGCTAACAATTAAGCAGCAGCGTACCAGCAATG GCCTAGAGAATGAAGAAGAGATCAAACAGCTGGATGAGGAAATCAAAGATTTAAGTGAATCTAATTCACAAGTGGAAGCAGACATGATCAAACTTAGAACACAG ATTACAACAATGGAGTCCAACCTGAAGTCCATAGAGGAGGAAAACAAGGTGATTGAACAGCAAAATGAATCTCTCCTGCATGAGCTGGCCAACCTCAGCCAGTCACTGATTAACAGTTTAGCTAATGTCCAGCTCCCTCATATG AAACCGCTGACACACAAAGAACCTCCTCTAAGGAATAACAGCTGCTTACAAATGCACCAGCAA GAGCCAATAAGCGAGCAGAACTTTGACGCCTATGTGACCACTCTAACGGACATGTACGCAAACCAAGACCAGTACCAGAGTCCAGAAAACAAAGCCCTGTTGGAAAACATCAAGCAAGCTGTTCAAGGGATCCAAGTGTAA